A genomic region of Longimicrobiales bacterium contains the following coding sequences:
- a CDS encoding PaaI family thioesterase, with protein MNRDHFRALEHMYLQAPINEFYRPTIGVEHEAATIQIEVHPKYFHPAGAIHGSVTFKMLDDAAFFAASSIVEDVFVLTTSFTTYLTRPVSEGRLRSVGCVVTQNRSQIIAEAIAYDAEDREVGRGSGVFVRSKVALAGIPAYRQ; from the coding sequence ATGAACCGGGACCACTTCCGGGCCCTCGAGCATATGTACCTTCAGGCTCCCATCAACGAGTTCTACCGACCGACTATCGGAGTCGAACACGAAGCAGCCACGATCCAGATTGAGGTCCATCCGAAATATTTCCATCCCGCGGGAGCCATCCACGGTTCCGTCACCTTCAAAATGCTCGACGATGCGGCTTTTTTCGCGGCTTCATCGATCGTGGAGGACGTATTCGTGCTGACGACATCCTTTACCACGTACCTGACACGCCCGGTGTCCGAGGGCCGTTTGAGGTCCGTGGGGTGTGTGGTAACCCAAAATCGCTCCCAGATCATCGCGGAGGCGATAGCCTATGATGCCGAAGACCGGGAAGTGGGCCGAGGCAGTGGCGTCTTCGTCCGAAGCAAGGTCGCGTTAGCCGGTATTCCCGCGTACCGTCAGTAG
- the rplT gene encoding 50S ribosomal protein L20: MPRTTSAVPRNNRKKKIFKVAKGYFGGRKNLYRTAKDAVEKGWEHAYRDRKNKKRNFRRLWIARINAATREHDMSYSVFINGLKHAGIELDRKALADLAVRNPDAFGAVVEQARAGLASKAG; the protein is encoded by the coding sequence ATGCCAAGAACCACCTCTGCCGTCCCGCGGAATAATCGAAAGAAGAAGATCTTCAAGGTTGCCAAGGGTTATTTTGGCGGCCGGAAGAATCTCTACCGGACAGCGAAGGACGCAGTTGAGAAGGGCTGGGAGCACGCGTATCGGGACCGCAAGAACAAGAAGCGGAACTTCCGCAGGCTCTGGATCGCCCGTATCAACGCCGCGACCCGTGAACACGACATGTCATACTCGGTCTTCATCAACGGCCTGAAGCACGCCGGGATTGAGCTGGATCGAAAGGCTCTGGCGGATCTCGCGGTCCGTAACCCCGATGCCTTCGGTGCCGTCGTTGAGCAAGCACGCGCAGGATTGGCGTCCAAGGCTGGCTGA
- the rpmI gene encoding 50S ribosomal protein L35, which translates to MPKMKTHRGAAKRIKKTGTGKLKRMRAYKSHILTKMTTKRKRRLRKADLVSKADAKKLNKLLPYA; encoded by the coding sequence ATGCCGAAGATGAAGACGCACCGTGGTGCGGCGAAGCGGATCAAGAAGACCGGAACCGGAAAGTTGAAGCGGATGAGGGCCTATAAGAGCCACATCCTCACGAAGATGACTACGAAGCGTAAGCGTCGTCTTCGGAAGGCCGATCTCGTGTCTAAGGCTGATGCGAAGAAGCTGAACAAACTTCTCCCCTACGCCTAA